CTGGAGGCTTGAGCTGAGCTTTTTCCATGGCGGTGCCATATGGGAGGGAGCGTTTGAAGAATCCAAGCTGATAaaggggaaaagagggagagtTTAGGTACTATGGCTGCCATTTCTCCACAGCTCTTATTCCAAGAAGTAATAAGGAGGACTCTAGTGCCTCCAACCTCTACATCCTGCAAAAGTGGCCTCTGAATTCAGGCTAGGACTACCCCTCTAAGTTGTGCAATGGACCCAGGAGGACCAAACTTGGGGGTGATTTTGTATGGGGGGTATCTTTTACCAGTGCCTTTAAAATTCCCCAGTTAAGCCAGAAATGGCAGATAGGTTTGAACTCAAATGCCAAGTCTGATTGCTTAGTAGTGGctgcttctgtttgtttgtttgtttttgagacagggtctcactctgttgaccagcctggagtgcagtggcatgatcatggctcactgtagcctcaaactcctgggctcaagcgatcctcccacctcagcctccagagtagctgggactataggcacgcaccaccaaacctggctaatctttgtgttttttttgtagagacaaggtcctagtgtgttacccaggctggtcttgaattcctgggctcaagctgtcttcccaccctggcctcccaaaatgttgggattacaggtgtgagccaccacacctggccatggcTGCCTCTTGAGAGAGATTCTGAAGCCACTTCTAGGAGATGATCAGTAGCCATTTCTAGGTTAGTGATGGCTGCCATGGATTTTTGGAGAAATTGACAGCACAAATGCCACGTATTTGTCATCTTTGGGTTCCAATGATTTTGCAAGTATAGGCAAACTTATCATCTTGAGTCAAGAGGACCCTTTCTAAGCTAGGGGCTATAGAATGAAGGGGGGGATCTTATAGGAAGGGTTAGGATGGGATGCATGTAGCCAGGACAGAGGTGGGGGCACATGGCTGGTGAACTGGTCTAGAGGTAGATACTTGGGACTGTGCCAGGTCAAGGGCAGAGCCTGATGAGAGGGTGGCCAAGTCACAAGCAGGATGTGGCTGACCTTGTAGAGGATGTAGATGAGTAGACCTAGGAGCAGGAGGCCAAACAGGATGGCTAGGATGATGATCCACAGTGGGACGCCATAGCTGCCTTCTGCCTTGGTCCATTGCACAGCTGTGGCCACCTGGGGAGCAAGTTGGGTGAAGTCAATGAAAGCTCAGAAGTTCTTTCTACCCTATACTTGGCCCCCACTTGTCATTGGATCTGCAGAGCCCAGTGGGCTCCCCTTTCTCTGGGGAACAGGGAGGGCCTGTGTCTGGCCAGGCTGAGGTTCCAGATCTGTTGCCATCATGGCCCCTTCAGGGTCCTGGGAAATTCCTGGCTTCTCCTAAATCAGGGTGAACTGGGCCTCCAGGATCAGGTCTGGAGCAGGCCCAAATATAGTCCTGGATCTGCCTGGATTAGGTGCCAATGTCTGAGTCTGGGTTCCAGATCAACTCCACCTCTTATTTTGAACTAACAGCATTCTGAACTTAAAAATTGAAGTTCCTAAAATGTACAATATTGTCTCTTACTTTCGGGCTTTCATAtcatatccatttttttttttttttgacagagtctcactctgtcactcaggctggagtgcagtggtgtgatctcagcttactacaacctctgcatcctggtctcaagcgatcctcctgcctcagcctcccgagtagctgggaccacagatatgcgccaccacatctggctaatttttgtattttttgtagagacaggatctcactatgttgcccaggttgatcttgaacttctgagctcaagcaatccacttgccttggccttccaaagtgctgggattacaggtgtgagccactgcgctcagcctcaTATCTGTTATTCACCTCTCCCCAGGATATCCCTTTCCTGAATGGCTAGCCTGGTTAGTTCCTATTTattcttcaggtctcagcttgaacatcacttcttccaggaagccttccctgacccagTTAGACTGGGTTCAGGTGTTCCTATTATGTGTTTTCATAAATATCACCACACTTGGAACACTGTGTTGTTCCACGAGACTGTGAACACCAGGAGCAAAGATACCATGTTGATCTTGCTTACCACTCTGTCTCTGGCATctgcacagtgcttggcacatagtacatTCTCAACAGTTGTTAACAATACCAAGGCCAGCCCTCACCCAAGTCCCAGCCCTGTTCCAGCACTCTGAGCCCTGTATTCCCTCATCCAGTCCTCTGGCCCTAGACTCACCTGACGCTCTTTTTGGGGCAGCTGCCGAGGCAGGATTCGGTAGGGCATCTTCAGGGCTTTGTACACAGCCTCACACTGCAGGCTAAATGGCTGGTGCTCCCGCTGTGGGTAGGGGAAAGTTGGTTAGCACATCCTCTCTTGGGATCCAGAGGACATAGGGTTCCCCATCGTCTGGCTGGGGTTGTGATCTTTCCCTATTTTGGGCTCATTCTtcctgagtctctctctctctctctctcttttttttttttttttttttttgagactaggtctcactctgtcccccaggctggagtgcagtggtgtgggcttaggtcactgcaacctccacctcctgggctcaagcaatcctcctgcctcagcctcccaagtagctgagactacaggcatgtgccatcatgcccagctaatttttgttttgttttgtttttgtagaagtggagttttgccatgttgcccaggctggtctcaaacttctgggctcaagggatccgccaaccttggcctcccaaagtgctgggattactggtgtgagccactgtgcctggcccgtgAGCTTCTCTTGATGTTCCttatatgagataataaatgtgtaacTGAATAATTGTAACTTGATAATATATAATTAGATGACTACgtgttcaataaaaatttttttaaaattattaatgtgcTTTGACACCAGGACAGTGCCTAGCCTGCAGTGTGTGCTCAAGAAGTGACTGCTCTTTACTATTCCTACATGTGTTTACCTCTCCACTATGGATTCATCTTCCATCTTACTGTTTTTCTATCATTCTTTGCACACTGGTCTCCCTCCAGCCCTCCCTCCTCTGAATGGGCCAGGAAAGGGAAGCTGCTGCTCCCACTGTGGCCACTAGATGGCGCCAAGGACATACAGCCTGGTCTAGACAAGGGCAAGGAAGGGGAGCTGGAGTGCTGGGTCCCATTCACCAAAGGAGAGGTGGCTACTGCAGTGGAGAAAGGGGTGGGTCAGTCTAAGCAGGCCCAAAGGTCAGGGGTCAGGGCTGAGGTAAGGCTCCCTCACCTGCAAGAAAGTCTTGGCCCAGACTCGGAAATGCAACTGCAGACTTTGGCTCTCTTGTTGGTGCAGGGGCCCGAGCTCACAGCGCAGCCTGAAACACTCAGCCTCCGGGCATTTCTAGGAAGAAAGAAGCTTGAACCTGGTGTTCTGCCCTTGTGATGGCCCTGAGAACCCCAGAGTACTCAACACTTTGGTCCACACCTCATTCCCTGCCTGACTTACCAGGATCTGAGGTCCCGAGGAAGCAGAGCTGCGGCTTGGAGCTTCCCGTTTTTGCTGGTGGTGCAGGGAACCCTCGGGATCCAACTATAAAAGAAAGTGTTGGGCCCCTTTCCCATCTCATTACAGCTTCTAAGTCAGCTTGCACCTGGGTTCCAGAGCAGCTTCAACCTATTCTTTcatctatctctttattgattcATCCAACTGTCCACCTCCTATGCGCAAGGCACTGAGCTCAGGGTTAAAATATGGAAATGAGGAAAACTTGGTTCTTGGAGATCACACTGGAGGAGATGCTTAAGTAAATAATTAGGTCTGTGTTCCTGTTTTTGCACTGGATGTTCCCTTGGTTTGGAATGCTCATCCCTGAGTCTTATAGACAGGTTCAACCTTATCTTTCAGGCCTCAGTTCAGCTGTGACGTCTTCAAGAGGTTTTTCTATGATCCAATTTAAATAGTGTCCCTACAGCTTATTAACTCTTCACTTCATCACCTTTCAATCCCTgttaatttttctccttctctttttcttttctatgtctaTCACccttcactagaatgtaagttccatgaacGTGGAGACCTTGTCAGTTCTGTTTGGTGCAATATTTCCTGGGCCTAACAGTGTTCAGTACAGTCACTTATTTAATTAGATGTTAATGAGTAAATGAACTATAAAACAGGCATTCGGGCCCAGAGGAAAAGGTTTGAagaaggcttcctagaggaggtgGCACATAACTGGGCCCTAGGGGTATGCCGGGAAACAAAGAAGGGATAGTTCAGGCAGAAAGAAACACAGTGGATGAAAGTCCTTTTTCCTCCAGAGGATTTTGAGGTAACTTTGGGCCTTGTGACCCTCAACCCTAGCTATAGGCACATCCTCATTGCCTCTTGCAGGCCCCCAGCAACCTTCCCCAACCCCTCAGCCTTGGTCCTCTGAATCTGCTCCTCTTCCCCATGCCAGTGTTCAGGATCTCACCTCCAGGCCCTTTGGGTTAATGGGGTGATTGGTGGTGCAGTTGAGTCCCGTAACTCTGGTCACATATAGGAGCTGCTGACCTTCCAGAGCCTGGGGACAGCTGAGTTCCAGCACACCCTGGCTAATGGAGCTGGGGCCTTGGTTGATGAGCTGAGGAGGGAAGAGCACAATCATCATGAGAAGGAAGGGAATGCTTCTGCCCCATTGAGACCCTGGATCACCATGGCTCCACTATACCCTGCTGTCAGGCTCCTATCTCAGAGATGAAGCAGGGAAGCAATGGGCAGAGGTGAAATCCTCTCTAGCCAACACTTTTGGAGGGGGCTCCATCTTTCTTTCCAAGCCACTCAATTGGCCTGTCTCTCCTCTGGCTGTTTCTCACAGGACTCTGCCTCATGCCTTTGCATATCACttactcctccctcctctctttctctcagtcCCTCACATGGGTTCCAGCCATCTGTCACTCATATTAGCTCCTCCTTTCCCATCATTCATTCTGGCCCTGCCCCTTCCCCCCTTACCTCATAGACATGGTGGACAGCAGGTCCCAGGTCCTCCTCCTTCTGAGGCTGGTCTCGGGGATGCCAGTCGCTTACTGGGAATAGCACTGCCTCAGGCTTGGAGACACTAAGGAGGAGGGTGGTTTAGAGGAGGGTGGAAGGAACCCCATATGCATCCTTCCCTAGAAGTCTGTGTCCCCTCTCAGAAAGACCCCATTTTGCCTGGCACTGACCCGTTCAGGGTGACCTGGGCCTGAGCCTCCACGGAGAGCCGAAAGGAAACCACGTCGCTTTGCGAGTTGTTGAGATTCTTGCTGTGGGATGGAGGCAAGACTGAGGTGCTGGAGTGCAGCCAGTGAGAATGGCGCCCAGCCCTCCCTTCCGTCCCCAGCTCAGCCCCAGCCTAGACACACTCACTCCCTACCTGAGGATCTGGAAGTCAAACTGGATGGTTTTCTTAGTGTCCCGGAGATGAGGGACTGTAAACCGAAGGCCACCCCACAGCTGgggacagaaaaagaggaaaagagggcaGTTAGACTGTGTATTTCACCCTCCCTCCGCACCTCACAGCTGTGCTCTCGGCTGGCTGGTTACCGCCCTCAGGTCTGCTCTCCCTCTGTCCCATCCTCTTTCATCCCAAACTTACACTGGCTCCTGCCTTCATGGGGTTGCCCAGGTCACACACCAGCAGGCGGCTCTGGTTCACGGCAAAGTAGTCACAGCTCAGGCTGgagaagttctggagatggggTGGGCACTGGTCAGGTTTTGGTGTCCCCTCTAGAGGGGTATCCTCCCAAATCCCACTCGAGAGTCTCATCTCACCCCTGGGTGTCTGACGAGTCCTGAGTACTCAGCCTCTGGAGGGGCGGTGACCCGAAGCTCAGCCTCATAGGCGCCACCCTCACCCACATTCTGGGCATGGAAAGTGAGGTTCAGggcattcttgtcacccaggtacaCATGGTTCTGCTCCCTGGAAGGGACACAGAGGGTAAGGGACATTGGTGAATTAATCCTCAAACCAGGACAAAGGACCATTATAAGAGTAGTAATacgaggccgggtgtggtggctcacacctgtaatcccagcactttgggaggctgaggcgggtggatcacgaggtcaggagttcaagacaagcctggccaagatgatgaaaccctgtctctactaaaaataataataaaaaaattagcccggcatggtggcaggcacctgtaatcccagctacttgggacgctgaggcagagaatcgcttgaacctgggaggcggaggttgcagtgagccgagattgcgccactgcactccagcctgggtgacaagggcatgactccgtctcaaaaaaaaaaaaagagtaataataaAGTAACAATAGACACTGCTTACTGAGTTCTAACTCTATGGCAGGCACTAGGCTAGATTTTTTAtgtagattatttcatttaatctttccaaaaagtctgagaaataaatgctACTATTCCCACTATACAGACAAAGGAGTTAAAGCTCAGAGCAGCTCAGCAACTTCCCAAGGCGACACAGCTAGTATGTCCCTAGCTGATTTTTTCAGGTGCCAGGTGCACCTGGAGCTCCCTAGCTTACCGTCAGCCCTACTTACCCAAACACTTCCAGCTGCAGGTCAGGCACACAGATGTTGTCTTCTCCACAGTCCAGCAAGATCTGAGCCTGGGGAGCAGGGCAGCCTTGAGAGGGGAAGTTTAGACCCATTCCTGGGCTGTAGGCTCTTCTCTTTCCATGGCCCTGCCCCCCCAATACCCAGGCCTCTGTCTTCCCAGGTCCCTTCTCCCTGCCCTGTCCTCACCTTGTCCTCTATCCGGCTCTTGCTCTGATAATGTAGGGCTGGCCTGAGGCCGTGGCTGTCCACTGGGGCTTGGGGGTCCAAGGAGAAGTTGAGAGCGATGTGAATCGGCGAGAGTTTGTCTCGAAATTCTGACTCGTTCTGGGGCCAGAGGAGAGAGTTCACGGAGTCAGGGGACTCTGGAGACTTAGTGGCCCTGCTCCTCAGCCTCTCTCATCTCCCTTTGTCTGCTTAGGGCCCAATTCCGACCATCCTCATTGTTTCAGAGGCCCTGGCAGCCTGCTTCCCAGCTCCTCTGACAGAAGGTCTCCCTTTCTCAGCCCCTACAAGAGTCCCAAGCCCTTCACTGGAGTCCCCCAGTCTTTTTCCCTTCAGGAGGTGCCCTCAGTTCTGTGTGGCCACCCTCCCTGGCCAGTCCACACCCCGCCCTCTGGGCCATACCCTGAGGTAGATCTTCATCTCTCTGCAATCCTCTCGAGCCCCATTCTGGATGAGCAGGGTCTGGGTCAGGGTTGCCTGCCTGGAGGCCAGGAACAGTGCCCGCCGTACCCCTCCCTTCTGCTTCTGCCAGTCCAGCTGAAGTTCCACTGTGAAACCTGAAGCCAGGGACATATAAAGGGAAACTGCCTGTCTTTCCTCATCTTTTCAGAGAGAAGAAATGTCCCCAGGTCCCCAGTCCCTTCATTCTCTGTCCTAGGGCCTGAGAGATCCAGGCAGTCTCCCTCACCAATGGAGTCAGCAACGTGTTTTCCAGAAGCATTGAGGCAGAAGCTAAGGTTGATGCTGGAGAGAGACCAAGAAGAAAGCTGGTGAATCCAACTGGAACAGACATCCTATCCTCTACCTATCTCCCAGCCAGACCCAGACTAGGACACCaccattttcccctttttaagGCAGACTTGGTGCCCCTGCccactcccaggctcaggtcTCTGCAATTTCCTGGGCACCAGCTCACCAGGCCACAGGGTTCCCCTCTAAGCTGCAGCTCCGCTCCTCTGGGTTGAACATGGCGGGGAAGATGGTGAGGGAGGCACTAGCGGACACGATGGGGCGGCCCCTGCCAAGAGTGAATGTGGGGTCAATAGAATTAGGACTCCTCTGTAACCTGGACACAGGAAACTGATGCCCAAGCGCCAGAATGTGTGTCCTCTGCATTGATTTTCCCAACCTCAGCTCTGTTGAGAAATTTCCAGTTCCAGTCCACCCAGGTTGTCCCCTCATCTCCCTTTGGAGCTCATACCTGTATACCACAGCCTTGTCCACACCAAAGGACCCCACAATCAGATCTGTAAGAAGTCAAGAAATCACCTCTTACAGCAAGCCCCAGATCAGGATCCTTTCTTCCTAACCCCTCCTGGTTTCAACGCTCAGGGAGGTTGAAGTGAGAAGACAGCGCCCTCTGTTGGAATTAGCCAGAACTGCACCCAGGAACTTAAGGAAAGGTGCAGAAGAGAGAGTAGGGGTCAGTGACCAGGGAATTTTAAGGTGAAAAGGGGCCTCAGGCACAACTCACCAGGATATCCATTGCCATCCAGGTCTCGGCCTCCTCGAAGGGCAGAGCCAAAGAAGTCTGGGGTGTGGCTGGCTGCCCACAGGGGCTGCAGAACCTGGGAAGGCTTAGAGCCCAGCCCTCCTGGGCCCCCAGGAAATACAAACACTACTCCCTGCTGGGTCTCCCCACCAAAGGGAGCCCCGATGGCCACATCTGGAAGACACAGAACACACACTAGTCAGCAGGCCAGGAATCCATGGGCTCTAATCTCTACTACCAGACCCCAGGACCTAGGATCCTATTTTTTCCCATCTGTCAGTCCCTATATTCTAATCTTCAAATCCCAAGACCCAGACAGTGGGATTTTAACCCCTCGGGAAGTCGTGGAGGTCTGGGTATCTTAGCTGACAGATGCCCTCTCCCCAAATCCCTTCTGACTTGGGCCCCTGCCTCCTCTTTCACTCTCTGAGCCCATGGTACTCACCATTGTAGCCATCCTGGTCCAGGTCCCCCAGGGGGGTCAAGGAGCTGCCAAATCGGCCAAACTCATCATGGCCAGTGAGGGTAAGGGTGGGCGTGGGCTCTATGCCGGCTGGGTGCTGCAGGTAGACGTAGACCCTGCCCACCTCCTGAGGCCGCCCGTCAGGGGTCCGATCCATGAGCAGGGGTGCCCCCACCAGCAAGTCATCCAGCCTGAGGGGAAGGGCAAACCCAGGCATCTCGATACCCTGTCTTGCCACCCCACCCCAATCCTAGTGCTAGAAATCCCGGACACTCTGAATTCCATCACGTCAGAAGACCTGAGGTCTCTGATCATCAGCTCTCAGCTCTTTCCTTGTCCCTGAGCAAGGGGAATGCAGGTATGAGCGAGAGTCTAGAGAAAAAGCCCTGGAGAAACTCTCCTTGCATTTTCTGTCCcattcccactcttccctcttgGTTCTGGGAGGGTATCACAGTGCGCTCATTTCCCACCACTCACCCGTCCCCATTGACGTCTGTGGCGGCCACTGCATAGCCAAAGTAGGAGGCCATCTGGGGAGGACAAAGGGGCAGCGCTGGGTCAGAACTAGAAGGTTCAATCCACAGGATCAAGAGGGGCTGGGAAGTTGGGCTGACATTATTAGGTCAGGGCTGGGGCTTCGTTGACAGAGGCCAAGCTGGGGTGGGGTTGAGGGGTATCCTTACCTGTTCCCCTGAGAAGTTGTAGAGGGATCGAATGTCTGAGCCATTAAGGATGGTGACCTGGGAGATGAAGAGATAGGCCCATTGGTCCTGGACTCCCAGAATATCCCATGGTTAAAGAACAGATGTGTACAGGACACCCAGGGGCAGGCATTCCTTAGAGACGCAGACCACTGTCCCTAGCTCCCTCTTCAGCTTTGCCCTCATATTCCCACCTCTATGCCAGGTAGTTCCACCCTATGTCTGCTTCACTATTTTTCTCCCTATCAATCACCAACCACTGACAGATTTTGTATTTATCTGTTCGTTGTCCCTCTCTAcccactagaatgtaagatcAATAGGGGCAGGAACTTGATTTTGTTCTTTGCTTTCTCCTCAGAACCTAAAGTCATGCTTGGTGagtagtaggcactcaataataATTATGACTGAATGTGTGCTGGTGCCTCAAACCCATCACGTTCAAAACCTAAGTCATCCTCATCCTCCAGTCCCCCGAACCACAAACACCATTTCTCCCCTATATTCCCTTAGTGACTGGCCCCACCAGGCCTCTTGAATCCTGGTGTGAGCCCTTTCCCAGGACTGCTGGACAGATGTCTTGACAATGTCCCTGCCTCCAGCTCTCCCAGCAGATCTAGGAGGCTACCTCTGGCTTGGAAATCCAGTGGCCCCCTGCAGTCACTGCCCAAAGTCTCAACTTCTTGGCTGGTCCTCCAAAGCTCTGGAGAATCTGGCCCTAACCTATCTGTTTTTGCTCAACCTTTCCATATTCTACTCATCCTCAATCAGCTCATGAGTCTGCTAAGTTGGGCtgaaattgtttccttttcttccaccTCATTCATGCTCCTGCACAGGATGCCCTCCTGCCTCATCTCTGCTGAACCTTCATAGAACCTTCTCTCATCTgtcctcttcctttttaaaaatttaaaatttttatttcctgacTCCCCAAACTTGTTACCATCCTTTTCCTAGAAAGGAGATTATTCTTTCCCCTAAACTGCTATGCCACTGTATCCACTTTGCTGAAGTTTACCAAAATGCAGAAAGAATGCTGATTTTGGATTAAGAGAGACCTGATTTTAAACCTACTTACTAACTGGGTGATCTTAAGCAACTTACTTGGTCTCTTAGAACCTCAGTGTTCTCATATGCAAAATACAGATGATAATATCTACCCCATAGGCTTGTTGTGAAGAATAGAAATCATGAATAGATAGTGCCTGATGCACTGAGTAGAGAATGAATAGTTGCTCCACTTTAGATCATAATTGTATGTGTGTCTTATCTAACATACTTGATTAGAAGCATCTTATAAGATGGGGTATGATACCTTATTCATCTTATCTCTTACCTTGCCTTAATAAATGTTGTTAATTGAATGAAATCCGATGGCACTCttatctgtatcttttaaaaagcacttgTCCTGGTCTAATAATAACATCTGCCAGTTGTACATTGCCTAACAATTCACTGAGTACTTtcacatgcattttctcatttcatccttgCCAGAGCCTCGTGAGGTCAGAACGATTGTTATCCCAGTATACAGAGAAGaagaaggctcagagaggttcagcaGGAAGCAGAGTATGAATAAAGAGCAGAATGATTCTGCCAGAGTAAGTGCCAGAACTTGAATGCCAGTCTGCCTCCAGAGCCCATGTTCTGATCCACCTTTTTGAGCCCTTGCAAACTGCCATGCACGGTTCTTTGTGATTaggcaggggaggagaggaagtgaGGGGTCAGGCTGGGTCTTACATAGCCGTAAGTGAGGTTCCCTTTGGGCACACCAGCAACAAAGTctgcaaagagaagagaaagttgTGACCTAAGGGTGGGGAAAGGGAAGCAGATAATGGTAAGTGGCCAAGTTCATGGGCTCTCTGGCCCTGTGCCTCTAACCATCCCCCTCCCTTGGCCCCAGCCTGGGGACACACTCACCTTCTGTGTCATCACCACTGAATTCACCAACAGCCACAGAGTATCCTGGGGGACAGGGTGGGTGGATGTTAGGATTCCTGCTTTGAGGACCCCTCTGCTCTGGCCTATCCACCAATCCCTTCCCCACCCCTACTGGGCCTTCATAGTCAGCAGGCACATGACAAGTATGGCAGGGGTGCTGGGGATGCCTGAGTAGGAGAGGGGAGGCGAGGGGGTGAGTGGGGACAGGAGCACTTGAGGTTCTCCCTCTGCCATCCCTTCCCCACTTGCTTGCTCACCTAGGTAGCTGTCATCATAGATGGAACTGGCCTGGCGAGTCTGCAGCTGCCCCTGAACCAGGTTGATCAGGTACTCGGGGTAATAAGATTCTGCAATCTGCTCCTGAGTGGCAGACAGGATCTGGCCTGGAGAGAGTATGAAGAGGGAGTAGATGGAGAGGAAGTGGCAGAGGGGGCTTGGGACTCTGGGGGCTGACTGGGTAGTATTTCAGAAGTCTGGTTCAAGAAAGGGAAGCATGGGGAGGGTGGTGGCATGTAAGCttcaggaaaggaagaggagaattGGGAGTAGGGTGGGAGGCTATGTGCCAGGGGACTTAAAGAATGGCAGAAACAGGcagggcgcggcggctcatgcctataatcccagcactttgagaggccaagaggggtggatcacgaggtcaggagtccaagaccagcctggccaagatggtgaaaccccttctctactaaaattacaaaaattagccaggcgcggtggcaggcgcctgtaatcccagctacttgggaggctgaggcaggagaatcgcttgaacctgggcagcagaggttgtgccactgcactccagcctgggtgacagagtgagacttcgtctcaaaaaaaaaaaaaaaaaaaaaaaagaatggcagagACAGGACTTACCTTGCCAGAAATAGCTTCCTGGTCCACCTAAAACCACACGGCCAGTCTGTGGGTGAAAGGAGGGGAGTCCAACATCTGGTCCCAATCCCCCCATGTCCACCACCCACGGCCCCTTCTCTCCCAGACCACTCTCTCACCTTGGTGAACTCGGCACTGAAGCCTCCTTGGCAGTAACCCTGTCCTGCTGCCCAGCTGAAATCTGTGAGGGGAGAAGGTGGTGAAAATGAGCCCTGCATAGATGGGTCAtccaggaaagaagagagggcatagggaaggaggtgggagagagaacCAGAGAAAGGGCCTTCCTGGACCAGACAGTAAGCATAAAGGCTAACGAACTGGGTTAGCCTTTATCTTAAGCAACCTAGAACCTCATGGGGGCACATGGTAGGTGCGAGTCAACCCTAAGTATGTGAGACACTTCAAGTATATGAGAAGGCAGACATGGGGCACAGGCCCCCTCTTGCCCCTACCTGAGCGGCAGGGTGCATACTCCAGAATTCGGGTGAAGTTATCTGTGGAGAGGTAGCAGGTGCCCACGGGGTCGCTCAGTGGCTCCTTCTCTGTGCGCCAGCTGTACAGTGGAGCGCATGCCTGGGAGGGCCCAGGAGGAGGGGCCTTCAGATTCAGTCCAATAaggcccttcctccctccctccaggcccGGCCTTACCCAACCACTGCCCATCCCCTGGCCACCACACCACTGAGCTTGCTGGCCCCTCACCAAGATGGAGGAGCCA
This sequence is a window from Homo sapiens chromosome 12, GRCh38.p14 Primary Assembly. Protein-coding genes within it:
- the ITGA5 gene encoding integrin alpha-5 precursor; the encoded protein is MGSRTPESPLHAVQLRWGPRRRPPLLPLLLLLLPPPPRVGGFNLDAEAPAVLSGPPGSFFGFSVEFYRPGTDGVSVLVGAPKANTSQPGVLQGGAVYLCPWGASPTQCTPIEFDSKGSRLLESSLSSSEGEEPVEYKSLQWFGATVRAHGSSILACAPLYSWRTEKEPLSDPVGTCYLSTDNFTRILEYAPCRSDFSWAAGQGYCQGGFSAEFTKTGRVVLGGPGSYFWQGQILSATQEQIAESYYPEYLINLVQGQLQTRQASSIYDDSYLGYSVAVGEFSGDDTEDFVAGVPKGNLTYGYVTILNGSDIRSLYNFSGEQMASYFGYAVAATDVNGDGLDDLLVGAPLLMDRTPDGRPQEVGRVYVYLQHPAGIEPTPTLTLTGHDEFGRFGSSLTPLGDLDQDGYNDVAIGAPFGGETQQGVVFVFPGGPGGLGSKPSQVLQPLWAASHTPDFFGSALRGGRDLDGNGYPDLIVGSFGVDKAVVYRGRPIVSASASLTIFPAMFNPEERSCSLEGNPVACINLSFCLNASGKHVADSIGFTVELQLDWQKQKGGVRRALFLASRQATLTQTLLIQNGAREDCREMKIYLRNESEFRDKLSPIHIALNFSLDPQAPVDSHGLRPALHYQSKSRIEDKAQILLDCGEDNICVPDLQLEVFGEQNHVYLGDKNALNLTFHAQNVGEGGAYEAELRVTAPPEAEYSGLVRHPGNFSSLSCDYFAVNQSRLLVCDLGNPMKAGASLWGGLRFTVPHLRDTKKTIQFDFQILSKNLNNSQSDVVSFRLSVEAQAQVTLNGVSKPEAVLFPVSDWHPRDQPQKEEDLGPAVHHVYELINQGPSSISQGVLELSCPQALEGQQLLYVTRVTGLNCTTNHPINPKGLELDPEGSLHHQQKREAPSRSSASSGPQILKCPEAECFRLRCELGPLHQQESQSLQLHFRVWAKTFLQREHQPFSLQCEAVYKALKMPYRILPRQLPQKERQVATAVQWTKAEGSYGVPLWIIILAILFGLLLLGLLIYILYKLGFFKRSLPYGTAMEKAQLKPPATSDA
- the ITGA5 gene encoding integrin alpha-5 isoform X1, which codes for MFNPEERSCSLEGNPVACINLSFCLNASGKHVADSIGFTVELQLDWQKQKGGVRRALFLASRQATLTQTLLIQNGAREDCREMKIYLRNESEFRDKLSPIHIALNFSLDPQAPVDSHGLRPALHYQSKSRIEDKAQILLDCGEDNICVPDLQLEVFGEQNHVYLGDKNALNLTFHAQNVGEGGAYEAELRVTAPPEAEYSGLVRHPGNFSSLSCDYFAVNQSRLLVCDLGNPMKAGASLWGGLRFTVPHLRDTKKTIQFDFQILSKNLNNSQSDVVSFRLSVEAQAQVTLNGVSKPEAVLFPVSDWHPRDQPQKEEDLGPAVHHVYELINQGPSSISQGVLELSCPQALEGQQLLYVTRVTGLNCTTNHPINPKGLELDPEGSLHHQQKREAPSRSSASSGPQILKCPEAECFRLRCELGPLHQQESQSLQLHFRVWAKTFLQREHQPFSLQCEAVYKALKMPYRILPRQLPQKERQVATAVQWTKAEGSYGVPLWIIILAILFGLLLLGLLIYILYKLGFFKRSLPYGTAMEKAQLKPPATSDA